The following proteins are encoded in a genomic region of Mycolicibacterium rutilum:
- a CDS encoding MetQ/NlpA family ABC transporter substrate-binding protein, whose translation MSSSVRAVATRGMRPLRVGATPVPHAEILDFVREPLADCGIDLQIEIFESFEEPNELLAAGRLHANFFQYLPFLDDFNRRTGNALVPVVPVHIEPFGLYSATIADLEAIPEFAEVALPSDPVNVDRSLVMLDELGLISCPRRGLATVTDIAANPRRLIFKEFASWTLGGVREDFDVVFLFGNQAMEWGVDTGTALHCDRANAAYAEYLVARPDNADGFVVRALAEALNCESTRDFIDATYAGQVLAAF comes from the coding sequence ATGAGCAGCTCGGTGCGCGCCGTGGCGACCAGGGGTATGCGCCCGCTGCGCGTGGGTGCCACACCGGTGCCGCACGCCGAGATCCTCGACTTCGTCCGGGAACCGTTGGCCGACTGCGGTATCGACCTGCAGATCGAGATCTTCGAGAGCTTCGAGGAGCCCAACGAACTGCTCGCCGCGGGCCGGCTGCACGCGAACTTCTTCCAATATCTGCCGTTCCTCGACGATTTCAACAGACGCACCGGCAACGCCCTGGTACCGGTGGTGCCGGTGCACATCGAGCCGTTCGGTCTGTACTCGGCGACCATTGCGGACCTCGAGGCGATCCCGGAGTTCGCGGAGGTCGCGCTGCCGTCGGATCCGGTCAACGTCGACCGGTCGCTGGTGATGCTCGACGAGCTGGGGTTGATCTCCTGTCCCCGCCGCGGGCTGGCCACCGTCACCGACATCGCGGCCAACCCCCGCCGGCTGATCTTCAAGGAGTTCGCAAGCTGGACGCTCGGCGGTGTGCGCGAGGACTTCGACGTGGTCTTCCTGTTCGGCAACCAGGCGATGGAATGGGGCGTCGACACCGGCACGGCACTGCACTGCGACCGGGCCAACGCCGCGTACGCCGAATACCTGGTGGCCAGGCCGGACAACGCCGACGGATTCGTGGTGCGCGCGCTGGCCGAGGCGCTGAACTGCGAATCGACCAGGGACTTCATCGACGCGACGTACGCCGGTCAGGTGCTGGCGGCGTTCTGA
- a CDS encoding APC family permease: MSEIVTTPAALTEPAGPARKLRGNLGVPAIVFMVVAAAAPLGVIGGVVPLGLASGNGVGFPATFVAATIVLLFFAVGFTALTPYVEEAGAFFSYVRKALGFPVGIGIAFVALLSYVALEAGVYGLLGPAGVSVVELFGGPTLPWWLFAAAAFVVTTYLGYRNIELSSRVLGVLLTAEIAIVLVLDLVIVLRGGDHGLSSGIVSPNAIVSGSLGIGLLFAMISYVGFEATAIFRDEARTPERTIPRATYAALLLIGVFYAVTSWALISGWGDEQAVHQATEAGGTFLADTTQRYLGIVGTDIITVLYFTSLFACILAFHNVASRYVFALAQRDVLPASLSYPHPQHGSPHRASLWISGVVAVSIALAALFRLDPAAQFYTWFAGTTTVGFVVLLIATSVAVLVFFARDRRGHSPWRVRIAPALGLLGLAASLVLILTNLSDLVGGSSILAWIIIVLLVGAFAAGAVVGTRVGERADA, encoded by the coding sequence TTGTCCGAAATCGTCACCACGCCAGCGGCTTTGACAGAGCCTGCCGGTCCGGCCCGGAAGTTGCGCGGCAACCTCGGGGTGCCCGCGATCGTCTTCATGGTGGTTGCCGCTGCCGCGCCGCTGGGCGTCATCGGCGGCGTCGTCCCCCTGGGACTGGCGTCGGGCAACGGCGTCGGGTTCCCGGCGACCTTCGTCGCGGCGACCATCGTGCTGCTGTTCTTCGCGGTCGGTTTCACCGCGCTGACACCGTACGTCGAGGAGGCGGGCGCGTTCTTCTCCTACGTGCGCAAGGCGCTGGGCTTCCCGGTCGGCATCGGCATCGCGTTTGTCGCGCTGCTGAGCTACGTGGCGCTCGAGGCCGGTGTCTACGGGCTGCTCGGCCCGGCCGGCGTCAGCGTGGTCGAGCTGTTCGGCGGCCCGACGCTGCCGTGGTGGTTGTTCGCCGCGGCGGCGTTCGTGGTGACGACCTACCTCGGGTACCGCAACATCGAACTGTCCAGCCGAGTACTCGGCGTGCTGTTGACCGCCGAGATCGCGATTGTGTTGGTGCTCGACCTGGTGATCGTGCTGCGCGGCGGGGACCACGGCCTGTCCAGCGGCATCGTGAGCCCGAACGCAATCGTGTCCGGCTCGCTGGGCATCGGGCTGCTGTTCGCGATGATCAGCTACGTCGGGTTCGAGGCGACCGCGATCTTCCGCGACGAGGCCCGCACACCCGAGCGCACCATCCCGCGCGCGACCTACGCCGCGCTGCTGCTGATCGGGGTGTTCTACGCCGTCACCAGCTGGGCGCTGATCTCCGGCTGGGGCGACGAACAGGCAGTCCATCAGGCGACCGAGGCCGGCGGGACCTTCCTGGCCGACACCACGCAGCGCTACCTGGGCATCGTCGGCACCGACATCATCACGGTGCTGTACTTCACCAGCTTGTTCGCCTGCATCCTGGCGTTTCACAACGTGGCGTCGCGCTACGTGTTCGCGTTGGCTCAGCGCGACGTGCTGCCCGCGTCGCTGAGTTACCCTCATCCACAACACGGCTCGCCGCACCGGGCGTCGCTCTGGATCTCCGGTGTGGTCGCGGTCAGCATCGCGCTCGCCGCGCTGTTCCGGTTGGACCCGGCCGCGCAGTTCTACACCTGGTTCGCCGGTACGACGACCGTCGGGTTCGTCGTGCTGCTGATCGCGACGTCGGTGGCCGTGCTGGTGTTCTTCGCCCGCGACCGTCGCGGCCACTCGCCGTGGCGCGTGCGCATCGCACCGGCGCTGGGACTGCTCGGACTGGCCGCGTCGCTGGTGCTGATCCTGACCAACCTCAGCGACCTCGTGGGTGGTTCGAGCATCCTGGCGTGGATCATCATCGTGCTGCTGGTCGGCGCGTTCGCGGCCGGGGCCGTCGTCGGCACCCGGGTGGGCGAGCGGGCGGACGCATGA
- a CDS encoding winged helix-turn-helix domain-containing protein: MYQSAARPYSPHEPVQVVLVFDVPAESPLLASRTADLADEYGRLIAASVPGVRARTAVIARQAVPAGPARRETGLRIDRARRDVRIDGQPVRLTYRELELLCCLAASPGRTVSRAALIASVWHDNLPADSSRTVDTHVRRVRAKLGRFAGVLTTIRGSGYRFDPRPDVHVAA; this comes from the coding sequence GTGTACCAGTCCGCAGCCCGACCGTACTCCCCGCACGAACCTGTCCAGGTGGTGCTGGTGTTCGACGTTCCCGCGGAGTCGCCGCTGTTGGCAAGCCGCACAGCGGATCTCGCCGACGAGTACGGCCGGCTGATAGCGGCCTCGGTGCCGGGGGTGCGGGCGCGAACGGCGGTGATCGCACGGCAGGCGGTTCCGGCGGGCCCGGCGCGCCGCGAGACCGGCCTGCGCATCGACCGGGCGCGGCGCGACGTCCGCATCGACGGGCAGCCGGTGCGGCTGACCTACCGCGAGCTCGAGTTGTTGTGTTGTCTGGCCGCGTCGCCCGGCCGAACGGTGTCGCGCGCCGCCCTGATCGCGAGCGTGTGGCACGACAACCTGCCGGCTGACTCGTCGCGCACCGTGGACACCCACGTGCGGCGGGTACGCGCCAAGCTCGGGCGGTTCGCCGGGGTGCTGACCACCATCCGCGGCAGCGGTTATCGATTCGATCCGCGGCCGGACGTCCACGTCGCCGCGTGA
- a CDS encoding glutamine synthetase family protein, producing the protein MTQTLDTAPTAERELIERLRALTEVEVAWSDPFGHAQGKRIPSAQFLDRARGVGFAFCEASLGWNSDGTVIDSLRLTNWDGGYPDVYAVPDLATFRAVPWRPQAGHVIADIVAHDRNPSLLDPRAVLKRVLARLASHGYTAKVGVELEFYLLDPDGSPFQPDIHAYSLENANALDPLLTDLYETLGAFTRLEGIQTEYGPGQVETNLVYTDALEAADDAARLKYAAKEVARKHGKLATFMPKPFSEHSGSSAHLHISLWRDETPAFAAVDGAENELALHAIAGLLEHLPSITLFGAHSVNAYRRFAPDSFAPATVSWSRDNRSAAVRSLVDADPAATRIELRSGASDSNPYWLVASALAAVVAGIESRRRPPERGDGNLYGTGTPLPESLGVALALATQDDTMADILGADSVHDFAAIARSEWQQYLGHVSDWERRRYLASS; encoded by the coding sequence ATGACCCAGACGCTGGACACCGCGCCGACCGCAGAACGCGAACTCATCGAGCGCCTGCGAGCACTCACCGAGGTCGAGGTGGCCTGGAGTGATCCGTTCGGCCACGCACAGGGCAAACGCATCCCGTCGGCGCAGTTCCTCGACCGTGCCCGCGGTGTGGGGTTCGCGTTCTGCGAGGCCTCGCTCGGCTGGAACAGCGACGGCACCGTCATCGACTCGCTGCGGCTGACCAACTGGGACGGCGGCTACCCCGACGTCTACGCAGTGCCAGACCTGGCGACGTTCCGGGCGGTGCCGTGGCGGCCGCAGGCGGGCCACGTGATCGCCGATATCGTTGCCCACGACCGCAATCCGTCGCTACTGGACCCGCGTGCGGTGCTCAAGCGCGTGTTGGCCCGGCTCGCGTCGCACGGATACACCGCCAAGGTCGGCGTGGAACTCGAGTTCTATCTGCTCGACCCTGACGGCTCACCGTTCCAGCCCGACATCCACGCCTATTCGCTGGAGAACGCCAACGCACTCGACCCGCTGCTCACCGACCTCTACGAAACGCTGGGCGCCTTCACCCGTCTGGAGGGCATCCAGACCGAATACGGGCCCGGGCAGGTCGAGACCAACCTGGTCTACACCGACGCGCTCGAGGCCGCCGACGACGCGGCCCGGTTGAAGTACGCCGCCAAGGAAGTGGCGCGCAAGCACGGCAAGCTCGCCACCTTCATGCCCAAACCGTTCTCGGAGCATTCGGGAAGCTCGGCGCACCTACACATCTCGCTGTGGCGCGACGAGACGCCCGCGTTCGCGGCCGTCGACGGCGCCGAGAACGAACTGGCCCTGCACGCCATCGCCGGCCTGCTCGAACACCTGCCGTCGATCACCCTGTTCGGCGCGCACTCGGTGAATGCCTACCGCCGGTTCGCGCCCGACTCGTTCGCGCCGGCCACCGTGAGCTGGAGCCGCGACAACCGCAGCGCCGCGGTGCGGTCACTGGTCGACGCCGATCCCGCCGCGACCCGCATCGAACTTCGCAGCGGCGCATCCGATTCCAACCCGTACTGGTTGGTCGCTTCGGCACTGGCGGCGGTCGTAGCGGGCATCGAGAGCCGCCGACGGCCACCCGAGCGTGGCGACGGCAACCTCTACGGCACCGGCACCCCGCTGCCGGAGTCCCTGGGGGTGGCACTGGCGCTGGCGACGCAGGACGACACCATGGCCGACATCCTCGGCGCGGACTCCGTGCACGACTTCGCCGCGATCGCGCGCAGCGAGTGGCAGCAGTACCTCGGGCACGTCAGTGACTGGGAACGCCGACGCTATCTGGCCAGTTCATGA
- a CDS encoding acyl-CoA dehydrogenase family protein gives MTAAVTPRAAFIDEPLAGSVNDRLARLPQIVADLRHADAAAERDRVLQVDAVGRLRRAGLLGLRVPVRYGGPGAGARQVIAAVIQIARGSSNVAQALRPHFGFAERLLSNRATEDERQRWFPQIIAGQVFGNAITDGNGKSPSSAETRVIADADGVLRLNGYKFYSTGTLFADLIAVSAVDADGRDLQAIIPANRDGVDLYDDWDGFGQRATASGGTRFTDVVVHPTEVTTVSDGRHLGHGTAFLQLYLAAVTAGIAHAVADDAVTFVRTRARPAAHSLADSASGDPFVLQAVGTITAEAAAAEAIVLSAAEAIDALVDTHSQDDPDALAELAVTVAKAQLISERLALAAAERLFDTGGASATARTLNLDRHWRNVRTIASHSPLSYKAYAAGNYAVNGVWPAANGYF, from the coding sequence ATGACCGCCGCCGTGACGCCGCGCGCAGCGTTCATCGACGAGCCGTTGGCCGGCTCGGTCAACGACCGGCTGGCGCGGCTGCCGCAGATCGTCGCCGACCTCCGGCACGCCGACGCCGCCGCCGAGCGCGATCGGGTGCTGCAGGTCGACGCCGTCGGACGGCTGCGCCGCGCCGGCCTGCTCGGGCTGCGGGTGCCGGTCCGTTACGGCGGGCCCGGCGCAGGCGCACGACAGGTGATTGCCGCCGTCATCCAGATCGCCCGCGGCAGTTCCAATGTGGCGCAGGCACTTCGGCCGCACTTCGGGTTCGCCGAACGGCTGTTGAGCAACCGCGCGACCGAAGATGAACGGCAGCGCTGGTTCCCGCAGATCATCGCGGGCCAGGTGTTCGGCAACGCCATCACCGACGGCAACGGCAAATCGCCGTCGAGTGCAGAAACTCGCGTCATCGCCGACGCCGACGGGGTGCTGCGGCTCAACGGGTACAAGTTCTATTCCACCGGAACCCTGTTCGCCGATCTCATCGCGGTGTCCGCGGTCGACGCCGACGGCAGGGACCTGCAGGCGATCATCCCGGCCAACCGGGACGGCGTCGATCTCTACGACGACTGGGACGGTTTCGGGCAGCGCGCGACGGCCAGCGGCGGCACCCGGTTCACCGACGTGGTGGTGCACCCGACCGAGGTGACGACGGTGTCCGACGGCAGGCACCTGGGCCACGGCACGGCGTTCTTGCAGTTGTACCTGGCGGCGGTCACTGCGGGGATCGCGCACGCGGTCGCCGACGATGCGGTGACGTTCGTGCGCACCAGGGCACGCCCGGCCGCGCATTCGCTGGCCGACTCCGCATCGGGGGACCCGTTCGTGCTGCAGGCCGTCGGCACCATCACCGCCGAGGCGGCCGCCGCCGAGGCGATCGTGCTCAGCGCCGCCGAGGCGATCGACGCGCTGGTCGACACGCACAGCCAGGACGACCCGGACGCGCTCGCCGAGCTGGCGGTGACGGTCGCCAAGGCCCAACTGATCAGCGAGCGGCTGGCACTCGCAGCGGCCGAGCGGTTGTTCGACACCGGGGGAGCGTCGGCCACGGCTCGGACCCTGAACCTCGACCGGCACTGGCGCAACGTCCGCACGATCGCCAGCCACAGCCCGCTGTCGTACAAGGCGTACGCCGCCGGGAACTACGCCGTCAACGGCGTGTGGCCGGCGGCCAACGGCTACTTCTGA
- a CDS encoding glycosyltransferase, translated as MRVVQVANFYGPRSGGLRTAVDRLGAEYRARGHEVYLVVPGSRPERHELASGVVRISLPAHRIPFTDGYRAVLPGPVTTLLEQLAPDAIEVSDRLTLRSLGQWGRRHGVATVMISHERLDRLVGQLLPARAARAVADAANRRTADSYDAVVCTTTFAREEFDRIHATNVHNVPLGVDLDMFHPSRRSASMRRRWARPGQTLLVHCGRLSVEKHAHRSIDSVAALRDAGVDATLVVVGEGPMRNRLQRRAAGLPVEFTGYIGCRDTVATMLATADVAVAPGPHETFGLAALEALACGTPAVVSRTSALAEILSVDSGAAADNTAEAIAGAVAAIIRRPEAVRRSDARRRAEQFTWPSAATGMLQALSGAGAGR; from the coding sequence ATGCGGGTGGTGCAGGTGGCGAACTTCTACGGTCCCCGGTCGGGTGGTCTGCGCACGGCGGTCGACCGCCTCGGCGCCGAGTACCGCGCCCGCGGGCACGAGGTGTACCTCGTCGTGCCCGGGAGCCGGCCCGAGCGGCACGAGCTTGCGTCTGGCGTGGTGCGAATCTCGTTGCCGGCACACCGCATTCCGTTTACCGACGGCTACCGGGCGGTGCTGCCCGGACCGGTCACCACGCTGCTGGAACAACTCGCACCCGACGCCATCGAGGTGTCCGACCGGCTGACCCTGCGCTCGCTGGGGCAGTGGGGCCGACGGCACGGGGTGGCGACGGTGATGATCTCGCACGAACGCCTCGATCGGCTGGTCGGGCAGCTGCTTCCGGCGCGGGCCGCGCGGGCGGTGGCCGACGCCGCGAACCGGCGCACCGCCGACAGCTACGACGCCGTGGTGTGCACGACGACGTTCGCGCGCGAGGAGTTCGACCGGATCCACGCCACCAACGTGCACAACGTGCCGCTCGGCGTGGACCTCGACATGTTCCATCCCAGCCGGCGCTCGGCGTCGATGCGGCGACGGTGGGCGCGGCCGGGCCAGACACTGCTGGTGCACTGCGGTCGCCTGTCCGTGGAAAAACATGCGCACCGCAGCATCGACAGCGTCGCGGCCCTCCGGGACGCCGGCGTCGACGCCACCCTGGTCGTCGTCGGGGAGGGTCCGATGCGCAACCGGCTGCAACGCCGGGCCGCGGGTCTGCCGGTGGAGTTCACCGGCTACATCGGCTGCCGCGACACGGTCGCGACCATGCTCGCGACCGCCGACGTCGCGGTCGCTCCGGGCCCGCATGAGACGTTCGGGCTGGCGGCGCTGGAGGCGCTCGCGTGCGGCACCCCCGCGGTGGTATCGCGCACGTCGGCGCTGGCCGAGATCCTCAGCGTCGACAGCGGCGCCGCCGCCGACAACACCGCCGAGGCGATCGCAGGCGCCGTCGCGGCGATCATCCGCAGGCCCGAGGCGGTGCGGCGCAGCGACGCCCGTCGCCGCGCCGAGCAGTTCACCTGGCCGAGTGCGGCGACCGGAATGCTGCAGGCCTTGAGCGGCGCGGGCGCCGGGCGGTAG
- a CDS encoding HAD family hydrolase: MTGQGAAVLFDIDGTLVDSNYLHVHAWYRAFQEAGCAVEAWRIHRLIGMDGTTLVETLTPDADTATREQAKDLHSRYYKESAPYLKRLPGARELLEAVHKLGVQVVLATSAPEDELAVLREVLDSDHLVSAVTSSEDVDTAKPKPDIVNVALERAGVVAAHAVFVGDSVWDMEACARAGVDSLGVLSGGVSRDELETAGAQRVFEHPKELCQHLDDTPIAALANIVGAR; encoded by the coding sequence GTGACCGGCCAGGGCGCCGCGGTGCTGTTCGACATCGACGGCACGCTGGTCGATTCGAACTACCTGCACGTGCACGCGTGGTACCGCGCCTTCCAGGAGGCGGGGTGCGCGGTCGAGGCGTGGCGGATCCACCGGCTCATCGGCATGGACGGCACCACTCTGGTCGAGACGTTGACACCGGACGCCGACACCGCCACCCGAGAACAGGCCAAGGATCTGCACTCGCGCTACTACAAGGAGTCGGCGCCATACCTCAAGCGCCTGCCCGGTGCGCGGGAATTGCTCGAGGCCGTGCACAAACTCGGTGTCCAGGTCGTGCTGGCGACCTCGGCGCCCGAGGACGAACTCGCGGTGCTGCGTGAGGTGCTCGACAGCGACCACCTGGTGTCCGCGGTGACGTCATCGGAGGACGTCGACACCGCCAAGCCCAAACCCGACATCGTCAACGTCGCGCTCGAGCGGGCGGGTGTGGTCGCCGCGCACGCCGTGTTCGTCGGCGACTCGGTGTGGGACATGGAGGCGTGCGCGCGGGCCGGTGTCGACAGCCTCGGCGTGCTCAGCGGGGGAGTGTCCCGCGACGAGCTGGAAACCGCAGGCGCTCAACGGGTTTTCGAACATCCGAAGGAGTTGTGCCAGCACCTCGACGACACCCCGATCGCGGCGCTGGCCAACATCGTCGGCGCCCGCTAA